Genomic DNA from Cupriavidus pauculus:
GCTAGGCCGCCAGCGCCCCGGTGGCGCCACCGCTCGCACCGCCGCTCGCACCGATCCTGGCAAGGGCCTCGTCGCGCGCCATCACCATCGCGTACTTCTGTGCCATGTCGAACAGGTTGGCGTCGTGCGGGCCGATGGCACGGTCGCCCACACAATCGGACAGCACGAGCGGACGGAAACCGTAGGACATGGCATCCACCACGCTGGCACGCACGCAACCGCTGGTTACGCAGCCGGCCACGACCAGCGTCTGCACGCCGCGCTGCGCGAGCCAGGCCGCGAGCGACGTCCCGAAGAACGCCGACGGCACCGTCTTGCGCACCACGAGCTCGCCGGCGGCCGGCGCCAGTTGCGGCACGATCTGGCTCGCCGGACCATCCTCCTTCAGCGTCAGCATGCCCGGCACCTTCAGCGTGAAGATGTTGTGGTCCGCATCGTCGTCGGCAAAGACGATGCGGCTGTGGGCGACGGGCCAACCCATGCGCCGCGCCGTGGCCAGCAGCGGCTGCGTGTTGGCGATGGCTTCCGGAATATTGCCGCCGCCGAACACGGCCGGATCGGCGAAGCCGTTGACGAAATCGATGATCAGCAGGCCGTAAGGGGCCTTGAGGTCCATCGCCGTGCCAAAGCCCTGGCGGCGATAGGTCTGGACGTCTTCATGCATGTGCGGGCTCCTGATTCGTGTGTGCGACGCCGTCCACTGTGTCGTCCAGCACCTTGCCGGCGGCAACCACGGGCTCGCCATCCAGGCTGACCGTGCAGCGCCGCAGCGGCATATCGATATGGCACGCCGTGGTGCGGGTGCCGCCTGCCTCGTTGTTCGGGCCGAACGAGCACAGGAAGTTGCCCTCGAATGCGCGCGCATCCATGCCGATGGTGGCCTCGCGGTCGTACATCGCCAGCGTCGACCAGTGCGCGCGCGGCTGCAGCCCCCATCCGACATGCGACATCGCATACGACTCCGGATCGTTGAACGACGCCATGTATTCGGCGAGCAGCTCGGCATCGAGCCCGCCTTCGATGGCGGTGACGTAGCCGTTCTTCACGGTCACGTGGATGGGCTCCTGCACGTACGACTTCATCGGCAGCAGGATATCGCCGCGATCGAGCACGAGGTGCCCGTTGGTGCCGCCCTCGTTCGGCCAGGTCAGCACGAAGCCGCTCGGCCAGTGGTCCCAGCGGCCGGGCTCATCGACAAACCCATACTCGCTGATGGCCGGGAACTCGCCGAGCGCGCAATGGAGATCGGTACCCGCGTCGGACGTGATATGCATGGTCCGGGCGCGGGACAGCCGCGCGGTGGCGGCCTTCACGCGGGTGCGGTCGGCCTCCGTCGGCACGAGCCGGGCCAGTACTTCGGGCGGTTCGACGGCCAGCAGGATCTTGGTGCCGGTGGACAGAATCTCGTGCTGCTCGGGCGAGAACAGCAGTGTCATCAGGTCCAGCACCAGATCGCTGGCCTTGAGCGCGGCGATGGCCGCGGGGTTGCCCGTCAGCGGCGTGGTGCCGAGATAGGCCAGCGCATCGCGGCTCAGCGCCTTTTCGCCGTTGACGGGCGGCAGGTCGAGCCGGTTGACGATGGCGCCCATCGACTGCGCCGCCAGCAGCGCGGTGCGCAGCGTCTGCGGATGCGTGTCCGCACCGGTGAGCACCGTCACGGTCTGCCCCGATTCCAGTTTCGACAGCGTAAGGACCTGCTTCCACGCGCAGATCAGGTCGTAGTCACTGACAGCCATGCTTGGCTCCTTGCAGTTGAGTTTCAGCCCACCAGCGTGGCGCCGAGAAAATCGCCGAACGCCGCATAGAAGCCCGCTTCGTTGTCCCACGGGATCATATGGCCGGCATCGGGCACGCGCGTCTCCAGCAGCCCCGGGCGCAGCGCCTTCATTTCCTCGACATCGGCCGGCAGCACGACGTCGCCGCGCGCCGCCGTGATCAGCAGCGTCGGGACATTCACGCGCGGCAGATCGGCGTGGATATCGTCGGTATGAAACCCGTCGAAGCTCTGCAGCACCGCGCGCTCGTCGCAGGTATGCAGCCACTCGGCGCGCAGGCGGCGTTGTTCCTCGGTCCACGTCGGGCAGAACGGGCGCATGCCTTCGGCGTCCGTGCCCTGCACGGCAAGGCGAATCGAGTCGACATACCACGGCAGTTGCGCGGGATAGGCGCGCCGGCCCGGGCCCGACACGGGCGGGTCGATCATCACCAGCCGCGTCAGGCCGGCGGGCTGCGAGCGTGCCGCGCGCACGCCGATGCGGCCGCCCATCGAATGGCCGACGATCTGATAGCGCTTCAGGCCCAGTGCCTGCGCCAGCGCGATCACGTCCGCGGCCTGCGCATCGAGGCTGTAGTCGAGCGTATCGCCGGCCGACGACAATCCGCGGCCGCGCACGTCGAGCACGTAGGTATCGAAATGCGCACCGAGGCGCTCGCCCACGAAGCCCCACGTGATGGCGGGGCTCGTGATGCCCGGAATCAGAATGACCGCGTCGCGCCCGGCGCGCGCGCCCTCGGTGCCGCCGTACCGCAGGTAATGCTGGCGAATGCCGTTGGCCTGCACATTGGCGCCATAGAGAAACGTACTCATGCTGGCTCTCCTGTTCAATAGGCGCCCGACAGCAGCGTGCCGCCACCCGGCACCACCGCTTCGAGGTCCAGTTCCTTCAGCAGCGCGTACGTGGTGGCGATGGCCGCGGTGATCACGGGCTTGCCCGTCATCGCCTCGACTTTCTCCACCACGGGCAGCGACGGCATCTGGACGCACGCCGACAGCACCACGGCATCCACGTCCTTCGTGTTCATCGACGCCACGATGGCGGGCAGGCGCGACGGATCGTGCCGGCCGACTTCCAGGTTGTCCGGAATCTCGAGCGCGCGCCACTCGACGACCTCGAAGCCTTCGTGCTGGATGTAATCGACCACGAGCTCGGTCAGCGGCTTCATGTACGGCGCCACCAGCGCGATGCGCTTCGCACCGATCACCTTGAGCGCATTGACCAGCGCGCCGGCGCTCGTCACGACCGGCGCGGTACCGCCGTTCTCCGCCGTACGCGACTTCAGGCGGGTTTCCGAGGTGCGATGGTAGCCACGCCCCATCGACATGATGGCCACCAGGCAGGCATAGCCCAGCACGTCCACGCGGGCATCGCTGAGTTCCAGCGCGCAGCGGTCGGACTCGCCGTCCATCGCCGCGAGTTCCTCTTTCTTGACCGTCTTCATGCGCATGCGGCTCGAATGGAACGTGAAGCGCTCCGGACGCACGAGCTGGCGGGCGGCCAACATGGCCGGGATCTCGGTTTCCATGGTGGTGTTGGAACTCGGCACGATCTGCCCGATGCGGAAAACTTTCTGCACTTGTGACTCCGTTGAACTTTGTCTTGTCTACCCACCCGCCTCGCTGCACGGGACGCATGGCGCACTGGACGGCGCCCTTCCGAAAATTCTAGTGTACACACCTTATTTTTACAACACACTTTTCAAGGCCACGGAAAGCACTCGTTCAGTGCATTCTGAATGAATGAATCCCCGCTTTGACGCATTATTGCGCCAATTTGCGGCATCGAATTAAACACGCCACATGGAAATCAGGGTTTTCACTAGATCATCGAAAGTCGGCTTTACTTGAAAAAGTATGGTGTGTACACTCGATTTCACAGTGACAGACCAACTCAGGAGAGACGTCGTGCAACGGAATACGCGAATTGCGGTGATCGGTGCGGGCCTGGGCGGGACGGCGGCAGCCGCCCTGCTCCAGCGCGAGGGATTCAATGTGAAGCTGTACGAGCAGGCCCCCGGCTTCTCGCGCCTGGGTGCCGGCATCCACGTCGGGCCGAACGTGATGAAGATCCTGCGCCGCATCGGCATCGAAGACGCCATGAACGCAATGGGTTGCCATCCCGACTACTGGTACAGCCGCGACTGGAAGACCGCGGAGGTCGTTGCGCAGATTCCGCTTGGCGACTACGCGCTCTCCCACTACGGCGCGAGCTACCTGACCGTGCACCGCGGCGACTTTCACGCGCTGATGACCGAAGCGGTGGAACCGAGCCGCCTCGTGTTCAACAAGAAGCTCGATCGCGTGGAAGACCTCGGCGACGTGGTCAAGCTGACCTTTACCGACGGCACCGTCGAAGACGCCGATATCGTGATCGGCGCGGACGGCGTGAACTCCCGCATCCGCGAGCATCTGCTGGGCGCGGAGCCGCCGAAGTACACGGGCTACGTGGCGCACCGCGCGGTGTTCCCGATCTCGCGCGTCAAGGGCTATACCCACGACCGCTGCACCAAATGGTGGTCGGACGACCGACACATGATGGTGTACTTCGACACCAGCAAGCTCGACGAGATCTATTACGTGACGGGCGTGCCCGAGCCGGAATGGGACATGAGCAAGAGCTGGGTGCCGAGCAGCATCGAGGAAATGCGCGCCGCCTTCGACGGGTGGCACCAGGGCGTGCAGTCGCTGATCGAGGGCACGGTCGAGGTCACCAAGTGGCCGCTGCTGGAACGCGATCCGCTGCCGCTGTGGAGCCGTGGCCGGCTGGTGCTGCTGGGCGATGCATGCCATCCGATGAAGCCGCATATGGCGCAGGGCGCCGCGATGGCCATCGAGGACGCGGCGATGCTGACGCGCTGCTTCGTCGAGGCGGGCCTCAAGGATCACGCTTACACGTTCTCGCTCTACGAGGCGAATCGCGCCGAACGCGCGGGCCGCGTGCAGAAGGTATCGCATGACAACACCTGGCTGCGGACGAACGAGAACCCCGACTGGTGCTTTGGCTACGACGTGTTCTCGGTGCCGCTGCGCGATCCCGCCACGCGTGCCGTGCCCGCGGCTGCCTGAACCGCGTTTATGACCGCGCCCCGCCCCCTTCTGTTGCGCGTCAACCGGCAATCGCACGATGTCTGTGTGGATCCGCGCACGCCATTGCTCTACATCCTGCGCAACGATCTGGCCTGCAATGGCCCGAAGTACGGCTGCGGGCTCGGTCAGTGCGGGGCGTGCACGGTGCTGATCGACGGGGTGGCGGCACGCTCGTGCATCGTGCCGGCAAGCGCGGCCGAAGGGCGGGCCGTGACCACGCTTGAAGGATTGGGCACCAGCGCCGCGCCCGATCCGGTGCAGCGGGCCTTTATCGAGGAGCAGGCCGCGCAGTGCGGCTACTGCCTCAACGGCATGATCATGAGCACCAAGGCGTTGCTGGCCGTGAACCCCGCGCCGACCGAGGGCGAGATTCGCGAGGCGCTGCGCTTCAACCTGTGCCGGTGCGGGACTCATGTCGAGATTCTGCGCGCGGTGCAGCGCGCGGCCGAACTCCAGCAGCAGGATGCCGCGGCAAGCGAACGCGAGGCGCTCCGATGAACGCCCGCACGCAGGACGCCTTGCATGTGCCCGTGCCGGCGGCGACGCTGTTCGGCCACGTCGTCCGGCCGGCCGGCGGACTGGGTCGCCTGCTCGGCTACGACGCCGACGCAGCGCGTCGGTGGGAAGGCAGCCTCGAAGGGAACGTCGAAAGTACGATCGACGTGATCGTGCGCGGCGATTTCCTTGCCGTGGTGGCGACGTCGCCGGAACATGCCGCGGCGGCAGCCCGCGCGCTGCGTCCCAGGTGGGCGCTCGCCGAGCCAGCACCCGCTGTCACGCGTGTGCGGCAGGTCGCGATGCATGGCGACGCCGACGCTGCGTTGGCGCCGGACGGCGAGGCCGTGTACCGGTGGCCGCTGATCGCCCCGCGTGCCGATGCAAGCGGCACCGCCACCGCGCACTGGCACGACGGGACCATGACCGTCTGGCTGGCGACAGCACAGACAAGCGCCCTGCGACTGGAAGTGGCGGCGCTGCTGGGCGTGACCGCGGCACAGGTATCGATCGTCTGCGATCCCGATCCGCCCGCCGGACATGACGATTTCTGCGCGCGCCAGGCTGCGGCCGACGCGGCCCTGCTCGCGCATGCCGCCGGCCGGCCGGTGCGCGTGACCTTCCGCGCCGACCCCGACGCTTTCTCCCCCAGGCTGACGCTTGCCGTGCGCAGCGCGATCGATCCGGCATCGGCCTACCGTATTACCGCATCCGCCACGCCGGATGCCAATCTTCCGATCGCCCTGCTGCAGACGGGCACCACGGTGCCGTTCGCCGATGACGCGCGGATCGATGGCGCGCGGATCGATGACGCGCAGATCGATGGCACGCTGGTGCCGCCCTACGCGACCGACCATCTCGCGGTTTCGGCGGCATTGCCCCTCGACGTACCCGCGGGCGTCGCGGCCCGCGGCCATGTGTTCGCGCACGAGTCCGAGCTCGACGCACTGGCCGTGCGATCGCGGATGGACCCGGTGGCGCTGCGGCTCCAGTGGCTCGACGACAGCACCGGCACCCAGCTGATCGAGCGCGTGGCGGCCCAGTCCGGCTGGCGGGGACCGTTGCAGGGACATCGGCGGGCCGGCGACGGCATCCGGCGCGGACGCGGCTTTGCCTATGCGCGCGCGATCGATATCGACAATGGCCGGCCCACGCAAACGTGGTCGGCATGGGTGGCCGATGTCGAGGTGGATGCCCGTACCGGCGATATCAGCGTGACGCGTGTGACGGTCGGGCACGAGCGCGAGGACCATGCCGCGCCGGCGCCTGCCCGGCCCACCGCGCTGCGGGACGACATTACCGCCGCCACGCGGCAGCTGACACGGGGCGGCGCGAGCCACGACGACTGGGGATGGAATCCCGCCTCCGAAGCGCGCGACGCGATGGCCCTCGCCACGCATGCGCCGACGCGTGCGGTGGCCCCCCAGACGCAGGTCAATATCGTAGGCGCGCTCGCGGGCGGCGCCTCGGCCACGCTGCCCGCGGCCGCCGCCGTGGCCAACGCGATTCACGATGCCACGGGCATTCGCCTGCGCGAGCCACCGTTCAGCGCCGGCGAGATTCGGCGCGGGCTCGCTGCCGAGGGTATCGATGACGGTCTCGCCCGAGGCGCCTCACGCAAGCGCCGCTGGCTGCTGGCCGCACTCGCGCCCGTCACCGCGCTGGCGGGATTATTCGTCACGATCATGCCGTGGCGCGCCCCCATCGCACCGGTAGCGCCGCCAGTACCCGGCTTCTATTCGGCCGCGACCATCGAACGGGGCCGCCTGGTTGCCGCCGCGGGCGACTGCGCGGTCTGCCACACCGCCCCCGGCGGCACGCGCAATGCCGGCGGCCTTGCCCTCGACACGCCCTTCGGCACGGTGTACAGCACCAATATCACGCCCGATGTCGAGACCGGCATCGGCAACTGGTCGTTCGCGGCATTCGAGCGCGCCATGCGCGAAGGCATCCATCGCGACGGCCGCCACCTGTACCCCGCTTTCCCATACACGGCGTTCGCCAAGGTCAGCGATGCCGATATGCAGGCGCTCTACGCCTATCTGATGTCGGCCGAGCCCGTGGTATCGCGCCCGCCGGAAACGAAGCTCGCGTTCCCGTTCAATATGCGCCCTTCGCTGGCCGGCTGGAACGCGATCTTCCACCGCAACGCACCGTTCGAGCCCGTGGCCGAGCGCTCCGCCCTCTGGAATCGTGGCGCCTATCTCGCCGAAGGGCTCGGGCATTGCAGCGCCTGCCATTCGCCGCGCAATGCGCTCGGCGGCGAGAAAGGCGGCAAGGCCTACCTGACCGGCGGCATGGCCGAGGGATGGGAAGCGCCAGCCCTGACTGCGCTGTCGACGTCGCCCGTGCCGTGGACCGAAGACGATCTGTTCCAGTACCTGCGGACCGGGTACGCGGCGCGGCACGGCGCCGCCGCGGGGCCGATGGCGCCCGTGGTGGAGAGCCTGCGCGAACTCCCGGAGAGCGACGTGCGGGCCATTGCGCACTATGTGGCATCGTTCAGCGCCCCCGCCATTGCCGACGCCGCGCCACCGCCCGCTGAACAGGTGCGCGCCATCGAAGCGCGCGCCGATGCGCAGGCGCTGAAGCTTTCCGGCAGCATGGGCCGCCTCTATCAGGCCGCCTGCGCGGTGTGCCATCAGGGCAATACCGGCGTGCCGCAGTTCGGCGTCAAACCCTCGCTGGCGCTGAACACGAATCTGCACAGCGCGCGCCCCGACAATGTGATTCAGGCCGTGATGCATGGCATCTCCGCCCCGCCGCATGCCGGCATCGGCTATATGCCCGGCTTTGCCGACAGCCTGGACGACGAACAAGTGAGTGGACTGGTGCATTACCTGCGCGCGCGATTCGCGCCCGACGCGCCCGCCTGGACCGGCGTGGAAGACGCCGTCGCGCGCATCCGCAGCCAGCCCTCGCACTGACACGCAGCATCATTCAGAATCGATAGATAAAAGTCGATCGCACGCCAGCTGGCGCGGACCTTGCACCGAAAAAAAGGCCGCCCAGTTCGGTGATATCTCGGGTATACAAACGAAGGCGAACACAGGATAAGGAGCGAAGATGCACTCCCCGTATCAAGACAGCGCGGCTGCCCTGCCCCCGGGTCTATCCCACTCGGGCTCCGCCACCACCGACGCGCGCGATGGCGCGCAATCGTCGGCCTCTCGTCCATCGGCGTCCGGCAGCGTGTCGCTGGAGACCGGCATTCGCGCGGCCGGCGTCGGCAAGTTTCAATACCGGCTGTTCGTGATTTTCGGGCTCGTATGGCTGGCCGATGCCATGCAGGTCCTGTCGATCGGCTTCAGTGCCCCCTCGATCGCCAAGACGTTCGGCATCACCGTGCCGCAGGCGTTGCAGACGGGCACGTTCTTCTTCGTCGGCATGCTGATCGGCGCCTTCGTGTTCGGCCGCCTGGCGGACCGCATCGGCCGCCGTCCCGTGCTCATGATGGCCGTCGTCATCGACGCGCTGTGTGGCGTCGCCTCGGCCTTCGTTCCCGAGTTCACATGGCTGCTGGTGCTGCGCTTCCTGACGGGCGTCGGCGTGGGCGGCACGCTGCCCGTGGATTACACGATGATGGCCGAGTTCCTGCCGAGCGACCGCCGCGGCCGCTGGCTGGTGCTGCTGGAATCGTTCTGGGCCATCGGCACCATCTGCCTCGCGCTGCTGGCGCTCGCCGCGCTGTCCTACGGCGATCAGGCATGGCGCGTGATCTTCCTCGTGACGGGCGTCCCCGCGCTGATCGGCGTCGTGCTTCGCTTCTATATTCCCGAGTCGCCGATGTTCCTGAACCGCAGCGGACGATCGGACGAAGCGCGCAAGGTGCTCGAGCGCGTGGCAAGGGTCAACGGCAGCAAGCACGAGATTCCCCCGCTGCAATCGGAGCGCGCCGAACCCAAGTCCGTGTTCGCGCTGTTCTCCGGCAGCTTCCGCCGCCGCAGCCTCGCGCTGCTGGTCGCCTGGGCGCTGATCTCCATCGCCTACTACGGCGTGTTCGTGTACCTGCCGATCAAGCTCAGCGCCGAAGGGTTCGCGTTCATGCGCGGACAGGTATTCCTCGTGCTGCTGGCTATCGTGCAGCTGCCGGGGTTCGCACTCTCCGCCTACGGCGTGGAACGCTGGGGCCGCAAACCCACGCTGATCGGCTTCCTCGTCCTCAGCGCGGCCGGCTGCATGCTCTACAGCCTGGGCACCTCGCCCGCGGTGGTCATCGGCTCCACGCTGCTGATGAGCTTCTCTTTGCTGGGCACATGGGGCGCGCTCTACGCGTTCACCCCCGAGGTCTATCCGACCGACCTGCGCGCAACAGGCATGGGCACGGCCGGCGCGGTGGCCCGCTTCGGCGGCCTGTTCGCACCGGCGATCATCGCACCGGTCATGGCCACGCACTTCACGCTGGCACTGGCGATGATCTCCACGATGCTGCTGGTGGGGGCGTTTGCGATCGGGGCGGTGAACGTGGAGTCGAAGGATCGCGCGCTGGACTGAGGGTATTAACGCCCCGCCGAGGCCCGCGCGGCCGGTTCCGCCAGCGATGCCTCCACCACCTTCAGCACCTCGCGCGCGGTGTTCTCCGAATGCTCGCGCAGGATCTTCGCCAGCCGGGGCCGGCCCTGCTCCCGCAGGGCTTCCATGATCGCCTCGTGTTCCGCGTGCGATTCCTGCCAGCGCAGCATGTCCGCATTGGCCGCGCCGCGTGCGCGGTGCACCTTGCTCATCAGCGTCGCATAGATGCCCGACAGCACCGCGTTCGCCGCGCTGTCCACGATGAGCTGATGAATCTCCTGATTGATCCGGAAGTAGTCGGTGCGCTTGCCGGCCGCGTGCGCGTCGACCATCGCCTGATGGCGGCGCTCGATCTTCGCGAGCGCGGCATCGCTCATCCGCCCGGAGATCAGTTCGCCCGCGTGCGCCTCCAGCCCGTGTAGCGTTTCGAACGTTGCGCGCAGTTCATCGAGGTCGAGCGGTGCCACGCGATAGCCGATGTACTGGCGATGCAGCACCAGCCCTTCCGAGACCAGGATCTTGAGCGCTTCACGCAACGGCGTCTTGGAAACGTCGAACGCCTCGCAGAACGCTTTCTCGTCGATGCGCACACCCGGCGGGAGTTCGCCTTCCTGAATCATCGTGCGCATGCGCGCCGCGATTTCGGCGGACATGCCCAGTGTGCGGAGGCGGGCGGTTTTGGGGAGGACTTGTGTCACTGACGTCACCAGATAGGGGAATCTGCACCAGATGGGAGACTAACATAACCAACTTGGTGTTTACACTACTCCAATACAATACCTATATAAATCAATCACTTCTCGTCGTTGTAATTACAGATTACGTATCCTATACTCGCTTCCAGTTGCGCGACACCCCCCACCGACATGCCTCGACAACGCAGCACCCAAGGAGCTAGGAGACCCGCAATGCCATCCACCAGCCAGGCCGCCACGATGACGGCCACGCGCAGCAGCGTCCGATGGAAGATCTTCCTGATGATGCTATTCCTCATCGCCATCAACTACATCGACCGCGCCTCGTTGTCGGTCGCCATGCCGCTGATTGCCAAGGAATTCGACCTGAGCCCCACCATGCAGGGGCTGATCCTCAGCTCGTTCTTCTGGACCTATGCCTTGATGCAGGTGCCCGGCGGCATGCTCGCCGACAAGTACAAGCCGCGCATCGTGATTGCCTGCGCGACCGTGTTCTGGGGCGCATTCCAGGCGCTGGCCGCGGTCTGCACCACGGCCACCACGCTGCTGCTCACGCGTCTGGGCCTCGGTGCCGCGGAAGCGCCGATCTATCCGGCCGGCGGCAAGCTCAATGCCATCTGGATGACGCAGAACGAGCGCGGCCGCGGTGCCACGCTGCTCGATGGCGGCGCGCCGCTGGGCGCGGCACTCGGCGCCATCATCATCACGTGGCTGATCTCCGCGCTCGGCTCGTGGCGCCTGGCGTTCGTCGTGGCGGGCGTGGGCACGGTCATCGCCGGCATCGTCGCGTGGCGCTATATCCGCAACTCGCCGCGCGAACACGCCGGCGTGAACGAACTGGAAGCGCGCTATATCGAGGAGGCGCAAGCCAGCGAGCATCGCGCCGAGCCGTCCAACCTGTCGGGCCGTTCGCTCGACTTCTTCAAGTACCGCTCGGTCTGGTGCATGGCCATCGGCTGGATGTGCTTCAACACCGTGTTCTACGGCCTGCTGACCTGGATGCCGAACTACCTGAACAAGGTGCACGGATTCGATATCAAGGCCATGGGCGGCGCGAGCTTCATCATCTTCTTCTGCGGCTTCGTCGGTGAACTCATCGGCGGCTGGATCGCCGACAAGTGGAAGGAGGCCGGCGGCCGTCCCAACGTCGTGATGCGCACCCTGTTCGGCATCGCCGCCGTGGTGGCCACGGTCTCGATCTTCTCGGTGGCCTACGTGACCAACCCCGTCGTGGTGGTGGCCCTGCTCTCTTCCACGCTGTTCTTCCTGCGCTGGTGCGGCCTGTTCTGGTGCATTCCGTCGATCCTCGGCACGCGCAACAAGATCGGCTTTCTGGGCGGCGTGATGAACCTAGGCGGCAATATCGGCGGCATCAGCGTGCCGATCATCGTGGGCATGATCGTGCAGTTCACGGGCTCCTACTTCCTGGCGCTGATGTTCTTTGCCGCCGCGGGCGTGGGTCTGCTGCTGTCGTCCACGGCCATCGACTACGAGACGAAGCTGCCGGTCTGAGCGCGGAGGACACCATCATGAAATCGTTGACGATCATCGCCACGGCCGCGCTGTTTGCACTGGGCACCCCGCTGGCACAGGCCGCACCGGCTGCGGCTGGCATTCCCACCGCGCAGCCGGAAGCCGTCGGCGTGGACTCCGCGAAACTGGTCGCGCTGTCCGAATGGATCCGCCGCGACAAGCTCGACGTCCGCAGCCTGCTCGTCATCAAGGACGGCAAGCTCGTCTTCGAGCGCTACAGCGACGGACTGGGCCGCGACTACAACCACGAGTTGTACTCCGTCACCAAGTTCATCAGCGCGCTGCTGGTCGGCACGCTGGTCGGCGACGGCAGGCTCAGCGCGACCGATGCGCCGGCCACGCGGCTGGCGGCGGCCCGCCCCGACCTCGCGCCGTCGCTGGCGGACAAGCAGCAGATTCAGCTGAGGCACCTGATGTCGATGGCCAGCGGGCTGTCGTACAAGCTCGTCGAAGGTACCGACACGCTCTATTACGGTGTGCCCGATCGCCTCAAGGTGGCGGCCTCCGCGAGCGTGCGCACCGCGCCGGGCACCGAGTTCGACTATATCGACGTGAACCCCGTGCTCGTGGGTGCGACGATCAGCCAGGTGACCGGCATGCCGGAGCAGCAGTATGCGGCCAGGCGCCTGTTCGAACCGCTCGGCATGTCCCACTACCGCTGGGACGGGGCCGACGGCAAGGGCGCCGTGTCTGGCGGATGGGGCCTGCGGCTGCGTTCGATCGATATGGCGCGGCTGGGCCTGCTGATGCTGAACCAGGGCCGCTGGAACGGCCAGCAGATCGTGCCGGCCGCGTGGGTCGCGCAGATGACCACGCCGTCCGGCCCCGCACGGGACTATGGCTACTACTGCTGGGTCAACAACATCGTGCAGAGCGAACGCGAGTTCAGCGCGATGGGTTACAAGGGCCAGTTCATCACCGTACTGCCGAAGCAGAACGCCGTGATCGTGATGAACAGCATCATGTCCACGCAGGGCGGCCTGCGCGACGCCAGATATCTGGACTTGTATCGCCAGATGGTCAACGACTACGTGCTGCCCGCGCTGCAGGCGGGCAGTCACGGCACCGTCAAGCCCGATGCGGCACGGCAGGCGGCATTAAAGAAGGAACTCGAGCTCGCGCGCAATACGCAGGGTGTACCCGGCACCCAGCTCGCCTTCAACGACAAGCCCGAACGATAAAAAACCATATCACTCCTGAGATCCCAAACATGAGCAAGCAGATTCGCCTCGGCATGCTGACGCCCTCTTCCAATACCGCGCTGGAGCCGATTACCAGCGCAATGGTCAGCAGCCTGCCCAATGTCAGCGTGCATTTCTCGCGCTTTACCGTCACCGAGATTTCGTTGCGTGACCAGGCACTGGGACAGTTCGACCTCGAGAAGATCCTGACGGCCGCCCAGTTGCTGGCCGATGCCCGCGTGGATGTCATCGCGTGGAACGGCACATCGTCGGGCTGGCTCGGCTTCGAGCGGGACCGCGCGCTGTGCAAGCAGATTACCGAAGCCACGGGGATTCCGGCGACCACGTCGGTGCTGGCGCTGAACGAGATTCTCGAGAAGACGGGCGCGCGCCGATTCGGCCTGGCCACGCCTTACCTCGATGACGTGCAGCAACGCATCGTCGCCAACTACGCGCGCAGCGGCTTCGACTGCTCGGCGGAGCGGCACCTCGGCCTCCATGTGAACTACAGCTTTGCCGAGGTGCGGGAAGACACCATCCGCGACATGGTGCGCGCGCTGGCCCGAGAGAACGTACAGGCCATCACCACCTTCTGCACCAACCT
This window encodes:
- a CDS encoding 2,5-dihydroxypyridine 5,6-dioxygenase, which encodes MAVSDYDLICAWKQVLTLSKLESGQTVTVLTGADTHPQTLRTALLAAQSMGAIVNRLDLPPVNGEKALSRDALAYLGTTPLTGNPAAIAALKASDLVLDLMTLLFSPEQHEILSTGTKILLAVEPPEVLARLVPTEADRTRVKAATARLSRARTMHITSDAGTDLHCALGEFPAISEYGFVDEPGRWDHWPSGFVLTWPNEGGTNGHLVLDRGDILLPMKSYVQEPIHVTVKNGYVTAIEGGLDAELLAEYMASFNDPESYAMSHVGWGLQPRAHWSTLAMYDREATIGMDARAFEGNFLCSFGPNNEAGGTRTTACHIDMPLRRCTVSLDGEPVVAAGKVLDDTVDGVAHTNQEPAHA
- a CDS encoding alpha/beta fold hydrolase, which encodes MSTFLYGANVQANGIRQHYLRYGGTEGARAGRDAVILIPGITSPAITWGFVGERLGAHFDTYVLDVRGRGLSSAGDTLDYSLDAQAADVIALAQALGLKRYQIVGHSMGGRIGVRAARSQPAGLTRLVMIDPPVSGPGRRAYPAQLPWYVDSIRLAVQGTDAEGMRPFCPTWTEEQRRLRAEWLHTCDERAVLQSFDGFHTDDIHADLPRVNVPTLLITAARGDVVLPADVEEMKALRPGLLETRVPDAGHMIPWDNEAGFYAAFGDFLGATLVG
- a CDS encoding N-carbamoylsarcosine amidohydrolase, with the translated sequence MHEDVQTYRRQGFGTAMDLKAPYGLLIIDFVNGFADPAVFGGGNIPEAIANTQPLLATARRMGWPVAHSRIVFADDDADHNIFTLKVPGMLTLKEDGPASQIVPQLAPAAGELVVRKTVPSAFFGTSLAAWLAQRGVQTLVVAGCVTSGCVRASVVDAMSYGFRPLVLSDCVGDRAIGPHDANLFDMAQKYAMVMARDEALARIGASGGASGGATGALAA
- a CDS encoding (2Fe-2S)-binding protein codes for the protein MTAPRPLLLRVNRQSHDVCVDPRTPLLYILRNDLACNGPKYGCGLGQCGACTVLIDGVAARSCIVPASAAEGRAVTTLEGLGTSAAPDPVQRAFIEEQAAQCGYCLNGMIMSTKALLAVNPAPTEGEIREALRFNLCRCGTHVEILRAVQRAAELQQQDAAASEREALR
- a CDS encoding Asp/Glu racemase; translated protein: MQKVFRIGQIVPSSNTTMETEIPAMLAARQLVRPERFTFHSSRMRMKTVKKEELAAMDGESDRCALELSDARVDVLGYACLVAIMSMGRGYHRTSETRLKSRTAENGGTAPVVTSAGALVNALKVIGAKRIALVAPYMKPLTELVVDYIQHEGFEVVEWRALEIPDNLEVGRHDPSRLPAIVASMNTKDVDAVVLSACVQMPSLPVVEKVEAMTGKPVITAAIATTYALLKELDLEAVVPGGGTLLSGAY
- a CDS encoding FAD-dependent monooxygenase, with product MQRNTRIAVIGAGLGGTAAAALLQREGFNVKLYEQAPGFSRLGAGIHVGPNVMKILRRIGIEDAMNAMGCHPDYWYSRDWKTAEVVAQIPLGDYALSHYGASYLTVHRGDFHALMTEAVEPSRLVFNKKLDRVEDLGDVVKLTFTDGTVEDADIVIGADGVNSRIREHLLGAEPPKYTGYVAHRAVFPISRVKGYTHDRCTKWWSDDRHMMVYFDTSKLDEIYYVTGVPEPEWDMSKSWVPSSIEEMRAAFDGWHQGVQSLIEGTVEVTKWPLLERDPLPLWSRGRLVLLGDACHPMKPHMAQGAAMAIEDAAMLTRCFVEAGLKDHAYTFSLYEANRAERAGRVQKVSHDNTWLRTNENPDWCFGYDVFSVPLRDPATRAVPAAA